One window from the genome of Pseudomonadota bacterium encodes:
- a CDS encoding DUF4852 domain-containing protein: MKLLRNFLISCVLAVTMTAASPARDAAAQAFAEIGTGYIIANYNALITTYLLSQPADNRPAKNIDGYARIFACPLVVEYYNNEFEWRKVRENMNMSINRLDREYFSYFEFSGSVELDPYDFEKEIFPLNENASLQGIRLLNIFRYSTQSQRGEKNCSHAFGKSKQFIAVHLPTSFSVRLPSAINFKEIPMTPKEAEKFVSIVQPHERTNTRKVHIRFRVRLDAIADIRTSGTDQEEVIFNGQLLEMDVFADKELTQHMVKIEL, from the coding sequence ATGAAACTGTTGCGTAATTTCCTAATATCCTGTGTTCTGGCTGTCACAATGACCGCCGCCTCGCCTGCCCGTGATGCCGCAGCGCAGGCTTTCGCCGAAATCGGCACAGGATATATTATCGCAAATTACAATGCCCTTATTACAACTTATCTTCTGTCCCAACCCGCCGATAACAGACCCGCGAAAAACATTGACGGTTATGCGCGGATTTTCGCCTGCCCGCTTGTTGTGGAATATTACAATAACGAATTCGAATGGCGTAAAGTCCGCGAAAATATGAATATGTCGATCAACCGCCTTGACCGCGAATATTTCAGCTATTTCGAATTCAGCGGCTCCGTGGAGCTTGACCCTTACGATTTTGAAAAAGAAATCTTTCCTTTGAACGAGAATGCCTCGCTTCAAGGCATTCGCCTTTTGAATATTTTCCGTTACAGTACACAATCACAACGCGGTGAAAAGAACTGCTCCCATGCATTTGGTAAATCAAAGCAGTTTATTGCCGTACACCTGCCGACCTCTTTCAGCGTCCGGTTGCCAAGTGCCATCAATTTCAAAGAAATTCCGATGACACCGAAAGAGGCGGAAAAATTTGTCAGTATTGTACAGCCGCACGAGAGAACCAACACGCGTAAAGTCCATATCCGTTTCCGTGTACGGCTGGATGCCATCGCCGATATCCGCACCTCCGGAACGGATCAGGAGGAAGTCATTTTTAACGGGCAACTGTTGGAAATGGATGTTTTTGCCGATAAGGAACTGACACAGCATATGGTCAAGATCGAGCTGTAA
- a CDS encoding inositol monophosphatase — MRNAQYSPNIAVMIRAAEKASRGLVRDFGEVEQLQVSRKGPADFVSAADIRAEKTIFEELDKARPGYGFLMEEQGKRAPKDGHESIWVIDPLDGTTNFLHGLPHWAVSIALEVKGEITCGVIYDPVKDELFWAEKGRGAYMNNRRLRVSGRGEMSDAVIALGTPAIGKEDDDYAVFLEQLDAVVRRTASTRRMGAASLDLAYVAAGRFDGFWETGLQAWDVAAGALIIKEAGGFVTDMDGKAGHIYGGSVVAGNGQLQRQLLELVARPKKAKASA; from the coding sequence ATGAGAAACGCACAATATTCCCCGAATATCGCTGTCATGATCCGTGCGGCGGAAAAAGCATCCCGCGGCCTTGTACGCGATTTCGGAGAAGTGGAGCAGCTTCAGGTTTCACGTAAAGGTCCTGCCGATTTTGTCTCCGCCGCTGATATCCGCGCGGAAAAGACCATTTTTGAAGAGCTGGATAAAGCGCGCCCCGGCTATGGCTTTCTGATGGAAGAACAGGGAAAGCGCGCTCCGAAAGACGGGCATGAATCGATCTGGGTGATTGACCCGCTGGACGGGACAACGAATTTTCTGCACGGCTTGCCGCATTGGGCGGTATCAATTGCGCTGGAAGTGAAAGGCGAGATTACCTGCGGCGTGATTTACGACCCTGTGAAGGATGAATTATTCTGGGCGGAAAAAGGGCGCGGCGCCTATATGAATAACCGCCGGTTGCGCGTTTCGGGACGCGGCGAGATGTCGGATGCGGTAATCGCGCTGGGAACACCGGCGATCGGGAAGGAAGACGATGATTATGCCGTTTTTCTGGAGCAACTGGATGCGGTTGTCCGCCGTACGGCATCAACACGCCGTATGGGGGCGGCCAGTCTGGATCTGGCTTATGTGGCGGCAGGACGTTTTGACGGTTTCTGGGAAACCGGCCTGCAGGCATGGGATGTTGCCGCAGGTGCACTGATTATCAAGGAAGCGGGCGGCTTTGTCACGGATATGGACGGCAAAGCCGGACATATCTATGGCGGCAGTGTTGTCGCAGGAAACGGCCAGTTACAGCGGCAATTGCTGGAACTTGTCGCGCGTCCGAAAAAGGCAAAAGCGTCCGCCTGA
- a CDS encoding purine-nucleoside phosphorylase, with protein sequence MTQHSRNVKKSAEIIQQTIKGDMPRLAIILGSGLGSFADKLENAVTIPYKDLPGFPVLTVEGHSGDLVAGELDGVPLICLKGRVHTYEIGAAGETSDFLPLKTMIRTLKAAGVETLMTTSSCGSLHDDMPPGSIMAIMDHINLMGINPLLGENEDEFGPRFPAMTGAWNKTLRAALKDSADKIDLRLYEGVLAAFRGPCFETPAEIRMARTIGADAVGMSAVPECILAVHCGLSVLGCAVITNMAAGMRDETLSHEHTLSGAKLAHQNLTALIEDFVVRFHNTALAAA encoded by the coding sequence ATGACCCAGCATAGCCGGAATGTCAAAAAATCAGCGGAGATTATCCAACAGACAATCAAAGGAGACATGCCGCGTCTCGCCATCATCCTCGGCTCCGGCCTTGGCAGTTTTGCGGATAAGCTGGAAAATGCCGTCACCATTCCCTATAAAGACCTGCCCGGCTTTCCGGTGCTGACGGTCGAAGGCCATAGCGGCGATCTGGTCGCAGGCGAGCTGGACGGCGTACCGCTGATCTGTCTAAAGGGACGCGTCCACACCTATGAAATCGGCGCCGCAGGCGAAACCAGTGACTTCCTGCCGCTGAAAACCATGATCCGTACGCTGAAAGCGGCAGGTGTGGAGACGCTGATGACAACCAGCTCCTGCGGCAGCCTGCATGATGACATGCCCCCCGGCTCAATCATGGCCATTATGGATCATATCAATCTGATGGGCATTAATCCGTTGCTGGGCGAAAACGAGGATGAATTCGGTCCGCGTTTCCCCGCCATGACAGGCGCATGGAATAAAACGCTGCGCGCCGCACTGAAAGATTCCGCCGACAAGATCGATCTGCGTCTTTATGAAGGCGTGCTGGCGGCCTTCCGCGGCCCTTGTTTTGAAACCCCTGCCGAAATCCGCATGGCGCGCACGATCGGTGCCGATGCCGTCGGCATGTCCGCCGTGCCGGAATGTATTCTGGCCGTACATTGCGGTTTAAGCGTCCTTGGCTGTGCCGTTATTACCAATATGGCGGCAGGCATGCGTGATGAAACGCTCAGCCATGAACATACGCTGTCCGGTGCAAAACTGGCACATCAGAATCTGACGGCATTGATCGAGGATTTTGTCGTGCGCTTTCACAACACCGCTTTGGCCGCCGCTTGA
- a CDS encoding AarF/ABC1/UbiB kinase family protein: MSKNDGADETEKSTASGRLSRYARVSTTMGGLAARLAGEKYLGIGINRDKHAIQLTQALGNLKGPLLKVAQLLSTIPQALPQEYAQELQSLQADAPPMGWPFVRRRMAAELGRDWQSKFKSFDREAAAAASLGQVHKAVTLAGQNIACKLQYPDMESAVAADLKQLKLIFRIFQKYDNSISPEEIYKEISERLYEELDYRREARHQRLYAHMLRHENTVHVPDVLEELSTGRLLTSIWHDGGKILDFKTAPQETRDALAMNLFRAWYIPLYNYGIIHGDPHPGNYTVQKDLSINLLDFGCIRIFPPRFVAGVIMLYRALQNDDEDMAAQAYRNWGFENLTKELVDVLNIWARFLYSPILEDKKRPIGELGETVYGRDVASKVHKELRNIGGLKVPREFVFMDRAALGMGSIFLHLQAQINWFRVFNDLIADFSLETLTETQKDVLGRFGLELPDAA; the protein is encoded by the coding sequence ATGTCAAAAAATGACGGCGCAGACGAAACGGAGAAATCGACCGCATCCGGACGCTTGAGCCGTTATGCCCGCGTTTCGACAACAATGGGCGGGCTGGCCGCTAGGCTGGCAGGCGAGAAATATCTCGGCATCGGTATTAACCGCGACAAACACGCCATACAGTTAACGCAAGCACTCGGCAATCTGAAAGGCCCTCTTCTAAAAGTCGCACAACTTCTTTCCACCATTCCGCAGGCACTGCCGCAGGAATACGCGCAAGAGCTGCAAAGCCTGCAGGCCGACGCCCCGCCAATGGGATGGCCCTTTGTACGCCGCCGTATGGCGGCCGAGCTGGGACGCGACTGGCAAAGCAAATTCAAGAGTTTTGACAGAGAAGCCGCGGCAGCAGCCTCCCTCGGTCAGGTTCACAAAGCCGTCACCCTTGCGGGACAAAATATTGCCTGCAAATTGCAATATCCTGACATGGAAAGCGCGGTTGCCGCCGATTTGAAGCAGCTGAAACTGATTTTCCGCATCTTTCAGAAATACGATAACTCCATCTCGCCCGAAGAAATCTATAAGGAAATCTCCGAGAGGCTGTATGAAGAGCTGGATTACCGCCGCGAAGCACGTCACCAGCGTCTCTATGCCCATATGCTGCGGCATGAAAATACGGTGCACGTCCCTGATGTGCTCGAGGAATTGTCCACAGGGCGGCTTTTGACCTCTATCTGGCATGACGGCGGAAAAATTCTTGATTTCAAAACCGCGCCGCAGGAAACACGCGATGCGCTTGCCATGAATCTGTTCCGCGCCTGGTATATTCCCTTGTATAATTACGGCATTATCCACGGCGATCCGCATCCGGGCAATTACACCGTGCAAAAAGACCTGTCAATCAATCTGCTGGATTTTGGCTGTATCCGCATTTTTCCGCCGCGTTTTGTCGCCGGTGTGATTATGTTGTACCGCGCCCTGCAAAATGATGATGAAGACATGGCTGCGCAAGCCTACCGCAACTGGGGTTTTGAAAATCTGACAAAAGAGCTGGTGGATGTGCTGAATATCTGGGCGCGTTTCCTGTACAGTCCGATACTGGAAGACAAGAAACGTCCGATCGGCGAACTCGGTGAAACGGTTTACGGGCGTGACGTCGCCTCAAAAGTTCATAAGGAATTACGCAATATTGGCGGGTTGAAGGTGCCGCGGGAATTCGTTTTTATGGATCGTGCAGCTTTGGGGATGGGATCGATTTTTCTCCATCTTCAGGCACAGATTAATTGGTTTCGCGTTTTTAACGACCTGATTGCAGATTTCTCCCTTGAGACCCTCACAGAAACGCAGAAAGATGTCCTCGGACGTTTCGGTCTTGAGCTCCCGGATGCCGCATAA
- the efp gene encoding elongation factor P: protein MKVSAITIRPGNVLEYNEKLWVVLKNDIIQPGKGAAVVQVEMRDLSSGNKTNVRFRTQETVERARVDEVEYQFLFETDGDYAFMNVENYEQITISSDLIGDPKVFLQDGMIVQVQIHDGNPLGVALPDQVTMQIVEADPVVKGQTASSSYKPAVLENGVRVMVPPHIESGTRIVVKTADNSYVERAKD from the coding sequence ATGAAAGTCAGCGCTATTACGATACGCCCCGGCAACGTACTCGAATATAACGAGAAACTGTGGGTCGTATTGAAAAACGATATTATTCAGCCCGGTAAGGGGGCGGCTGTTGTCCAGGTGGAAATGCGCGATCTTTCCAGCGGTAACAAAACCAATGTCCGTTTCCGCACACAGGAGACTGTGGAGCGCGCCCGCGTGGATGAGGTTGAATATCAATTCCTGTTTGAAACCGATGGTGATTATGCCTTTATGAATGTTGAAAATTACGAGCAAATTACGATTTCCAGCGATCTGATCGGTGATCCCAAGGTCTTTTTGCAGGATGGTATGATTGTGCAGGTGCAAATTCACGACGGTAACCCGCTGGGTGTTGCTCTGCCTGATCAGGTCACGATGCAGATTGTCGAGGCTGATCCTGTTGTGAAGGGCCAGACGGCTTCTTCCTCTTATAAACCGGCAGTGCTGGAAAACGGCGTGCGCGTGATGGTGCCGCCGCATATTGAAAGCGGAACGCGTATCGTTGTGAAAACCGCCGATAACAGCTATGTTGAACGCGCGAAAGATTAA
- the mutY gene encoding A/G-specific adenine glycosylase, whose protein sequence is MTAAASDKNLRNTVLTWYGLHHRSLPWRSPPGTPPPPAYHVWLSEIMLQQTVVKAVIPYFLKFIRQWPRIEDLAAAPLDDVLTAWAGLGYYARARNLHKCAQTVTQDYGGEFPATAEELQKLPGIGPYTAAAITSIALNIPAAAVDGNVERVLTRYHAITTPIRDNKKQLKSFAERLAYADDKNAGDLTQALMELGATLCTPTKPACPACPWQKTCLAHQQGIAADLPKRAPKQVKPERHGTAFFLSAENSGKLLLQKRPESGLLGGMVEFPSTPWRDSIYKKEQDILAHFPLPGHIPAVFRKLPGRVTHHFTHFTLHLTVWAGSVPETTLSGSLFWAAEKDLHKYALPSVMKKLHDHTLKENKSFL, encoded by the coding sequence ATGACCGCCGCCGCAAGTGATAAAAATCTGCGTAACACCGTTCTGACATGGTACGGGCTCCACCATCGCAGCCTGCCCTGGCGTAGCCCTCCCGGAACACCGCCGCCGCCTGCCTATCATGTCTGGCTGTCGGAAATCATGCTGCAACAAACCGTTGTAAAAGCCGTTATTCCCTATTTCCTGAAATTTATACGGCAATGGCCCCGCATTGAAGACCTCGCCGCCGCACCGCTGGATGATGTATTGACGGCATGGGCGGGACTTGGCTATTACGCCCGCGCCCGCAATCTTCATAAATGCGCCCAAACCGTCACACAGGATTATGGCGGGGAATTTCCCGCCACGGCGGAAGAACTGCAAAAACTGCCCGGTATCGGACCCTATACGGCGGCCGCTATTACCTCTATCGCTTTAAATATCCCCGCCGCCGCCGTTGACGGCAATGTCGAGCGTGTTCTTACGCGCTATCACGCCATTACCACGCCGATCCGCGATAATAAAAAACAACTGAAATCTTTCGCTGAACGGCTTGCTTATGCGGATGATAAAAACGCCGGTGATCTGACACAGGCCTTAATGGAGCTGGGAGCGACCCTCTGCACCCCGACAAAACCCGCCTGCCCCGCCTGTCCGTGGCAAAAGACATGTCTGGCGCATCAACAGGGAATTGCCGCAGATTTGCCAAAACGCGCGCCAAAACAGGTAAAACCCGAACGTCACGGAACCGCTTTCTTTTTATCGGCGGAAAACAGCGGAAAACTGCTCTTGCAAAAACGCCCTGAAAGCGGTCTTCTCGGCGGTATGGTGGAATTCCCCTCCACACCGTGGCGGGACAGTATTTATAAAAAGGAACAGGATATTCTCGCGCATTTTCCGCTGCCCGGTCATATTCCTGCCGTTTTCAGAAAACTGCCCGGCCGGGTCACGCATCATTTTACCCATTTCACCCTGCATTTGACCGTCTGGGCAGGCTCCGTTCCTGAAACAACTCTTTCCGGTTCCCTGTTTTGGGCCGCAGAAAAAGACCTGCATAAATACGCCCTTCCCAGCGTCATGAAAAAACTCCATGACCATACTTTAAAAGAAAATAAATCTTTCCTGTGA
- a CDS encoding DUF721 domain-containing protein, with protein MSKPRSIADFVPKLTENAFGKKSALLGKLMVHWDDIAGPVLAENVKPAELQHRTSKQKDGKRQQNVVLALYVRDGGTALEMQYQTHAAAGKDQYVLRL; from the coding sequence ATGTCAAAGCCCCGTTCCATAGCCGATTTTGTGCCGAAACTGACCGAAAACGCGTTCGGAAAGAAATCCGCGTTGCTGGGAAAACTGATGGTGCATTGGGATGATATTGCCGGGCCGGTGCTGGCGGAAAATGTCAAACCCGCAGAGCTGCAGCACCGGACAAGCAAGCAGAAGGACGGTAAAAGACAGCAAAATGTCGTGCTGGCGCTTTATGTGCGTGACGGCGGCACGGCGCTGGAAATGCAATACCAGACCCATGCAGCTGCTGGAAAAGATCAATATGTTCTGCGGTTATAA
- a CDS encoding histidinol-phosphate transaminase — protein sequence MSALRKPKPGIMEINPYIGGEAKIEGITRFIRLASNENALGCSPLAKAAYLGHAGELHRYPDGSAAALRTAISTTYNLDKDKIVCGAGSDELISLLIRAYAGVGDEVLYSRHGFLMYAIGAKAVGATPVYAEEQNLTADVDALLAKVTDKTKLLFLANPNNPTGSYLPSSEIKRLRENLPEHVLLVIDAAYAEFAESLPTYESGEKLVDTYGNVVMLRTFSKIYGLAGLRLGWGYFPADVADVINRVRGPFNVNAVAQIVGIAALSDHDFLQQSIAHNTQWRAWLAEELQKLGIGTQPSAGNFLLADFGAEAENIRQKLRNQGIFIRQMGAYGLAEHLRITVGLEDENKELCRALGEILKN from the coding sequence ATGAGCGCGTTACGCAAACCGAAACCCGGCATTATGGAGATCAATCCCTATATCGGCGGCGAGGCAAAAATCGAAGGCATCACACGTTTTATCCGCCTGGCCTCCAATGAAAATGCGCTCGGTTGCAGCCCGCTGGCCAAAGCCGCCTATCTGGGTCATGCGGGTGAACTGCACCGCTATCCCGACGGCAGCGCCGCCGCCTTGCGCACGGCCATTTCCACAACCTACAATCTGGATAAAGACAAAATCGTCTGCGGCGCGGGATCGGATGAGCTGATTTCTCTGCTGATCCGTGCCTATGCAGGCGTCGGTGACGAGGTCCTCTACAGCCGTCACGGTTTTCTGATGTATGCGATCGGCGCAAAAGCCGTCGGCGCCACACCGGTTTACGCCGAAGAACAGAACCTGACCGCCGATGTCGATGCGCTGCTCGCCAAGGTCACGGATAAAACGAAACTGCTGTTTCTGGCCAATCCGAACAACCCGACCGGCAGCTATCTGCCGTCTTCGGAAATCAAACGCCTGCGCGAAAACCTGCCCGAGCATGTGCTGCTGGTGATTGACGCCGCCTATGCGGAATTTGCCGAAAGCCTGCCGACCTACGAAAGCGGCGAAAAGCTGGTCGACACATATGGCAATGTCGTGATGCTGCGCACTTTCTCAAAAATTTACGGCCTTGCCGGATTGCGCCTTGGCTGGGGATATTTCCCCGCCGATGTCGCTGACGTCATCAACCGCGTCCGCGGCCCTTTTAACGTCAATGCCGTTGCCCAGATTGTCGGTATTGCTGCACTCTCCGACCATGATTTTCTGCAGCAATCCATCGCGCATAACACGCAGTGGCGGGCATGGCTGGCGGAAGAACTGCAAAAACTGGGCATCGGCACACAGCCCAGCGCCGGCAATTTCCTGCTGGCTGATTTCGGTGCGGAGGCGGAAAATATCCGCCAAAAACTGCGCAATCAGGGCATCTTCATCCGCCAGATGGGCGCTTACGGTTTGGCGGAACATCTGCGCATTACCGTCGGACTGGAAGACGAAAACAAAGAACTATGCCGTGCCCTCGGCGAGATTTTAAAAAACTGA
- a CDS encoding OmpA family protein has product MRKTSLTLTVAGFALICTMTTAKAQSPGVEVNYDVLKNTAIHQHYSVQKEKEREARENMLSAPENMTDEQPVQSGVSGTGAFLTGPEVSGEILDGAAPVLTDPMPHQEDAAADAEKLFEEMQGVQTAPEQEMAEELPHPAEAAPETVINWVEEEKAAETAAPADAPVVEMMPADPRILKTAPDELPESLRREMMGIPSGDTEQHSAAPVEAPVVAAPEIETKAEVMPEKIVPRPLQRPAAAKQQAIEKREAQEAVSVPEALPMPDKAPVEEVAAEKLPLPEASLMPEASVAPAVSMDVENAVSLAFDGSESRITPEMETVLKDITTRLAADNGLRVQLNAFASGEAGNQSSARRISLSRALSARDYLVEHGGITPTRMDVRALGDQTQKQPIDRIDFVFVE; this is encoded by the coding sequence ATGCGTAAGACCTCTTTAACACTCACAGTTGCAGGCTTTGCCCTGATTTGCACAATGACGACAGCCAAGGCGCAGAGCCCCGGCGTCGAAGTGAATTACGATGTTTTGAAAAATACGGCGATTCACCAACATTATTCCGTGCAGAAAGAAAAAGAACGGGAAGCGCGTGAAAACATGCTGTCTGCTCCGGAAAATATGACGGATGAACAGCCTGTGCAATCTGGTGTCAGCGGAACGGGCGCCTTTTTGACCGGGCCGGAAGTGTCGGGTGAAATTCTGGACGGCGCTGCGCCCGTACTGACCGATCCGATGCCGCATCAGGAAGATGCTGCGGCAGATGCGGAAAAACTGTTTGAAGAAATGCAGGGCGTGCAAACCGCGCCTGAACAGGAAATGGCTGAAGAATTGCCGCATCCCGCCGAAGCAGCGCCGGAAACGGTTATCAACTGGGTTGAAGAAGAAAAAGCTGCGGAAACAGCCGCACCTGCTGACGCCCCTGTTGTGGAGATGATGCCTGCCGATCCGCGCATCCTGAAAACCGCGCCGGATGAACTGCCGGAATCTTTGCGCCGTGAAATGATGGGGATTCCCTCCGGCGATACCGAACAGCACTCTGCCGCTCCTGTGGAAGCACCTGTTGTTGCGGCGCCGGAAATAGAGACAAAAGCGGAGGTGATGCCGGAAAAGATTGTGCCGCGCCCGTTGCAACGTCCTGCTGCTGCAAAACAACAGGCTATAGAGAAGCGTGAAGCGCAGGAAGCCGTGTCTGTACCGGAAGCTCTGCCAATGCCGGATAAGGCACCTGTGGAGGAAGTGGCGGCCGAGAAACTGCCCTTGCCGGAAGCCAGCCTGATGCCGGAGGCGTCAGTAGCCCCTGCGGTATCCATGGATGTCGAAAATGCGGTTTCCCTCGCCTTTGACGGCAGCGAAAGCCGCATTACGCCGGAAATGGAAACCGTGTTGAAAGATATCACCACGCGTCTCGCCGCTGATAACGGGTTGCGTGTCCAGCTGAACGCCTTTGCCAGCGGTGAAGCCGGTAATCAAAGCAGCGCCCGCCGTATCTCGCTGTCACGCGCTTTGTCGGCGCGTGATTATCTGGTGGAACATGGCGGTATTACGCCGACCCGCATGGATGTGCGCGCTTTGGGTGACCAGACGCAAAAACAGCCGATTGACCGCATCGACTTTGTTTTTGTAGAGTAA